Below is a genomic region from Candidatus Omnitrophota bacterium.
AATTGGGGTGCGAAGTTGTTCCGATGGAGAATTTGAAGGAACTGGCCGGATTGGCCCTCTACATCGCCGAGCTGGCGAACGTGCAGCCGAAACACAATCAACCCTACGTGGGGATGAGCGCATTCGCTCACAAAGGCGGCATTCACGTCAGCGCCGTGCAGCGCGATTCGAAAACGTACGAACACATCGATCCCGCCCTCGTAGGCAACCGGCAGCGCGTGTTGATTTCCGAACTTTCCGGTCAATCCAACATCCTCCATAAATTGAAAGATATGGGAATCGAATTGGACAAATCCTCGCCGGTAGGACGCCGCATTCTGGAAAAGATCAAACAATTGGAAAGCGAGGGCTATTATTACGAAACAGCCGACGCCTCCCTGGAATTGTTGATCCGCAAGGAATTGGGACAGCATCGTTCCTTTTTTCAACTCGTGGCGTACCGAGTGCTCGTCGATCAGCATCACGCCAGCGACGATCTCTGGTCCGAAGCGACGGTGCGCGTCAAGATCGGCGACGAAGTGCTTTTTATGGCGGGAGACGGAGACGGCCCCGTCAATGCGTTGGACAACGCGCTGCGTAAAGCGCTGGAAGGCCATTTTCCCCAATTGCGCGATGTGCGGTTGACCGATTTCAAGGTGCGCATCATCGATTCCGGCCAGGGAACGGCGGCTAAAACCCGCGTCTTGATCGAATCCAGCGACGGCGAGCGGGAATGGATCACCATGGGCGTCTCCGAAAACATCATTGAAGCTTCCTGGGACGCGCTCGTCGACAGCATCGATTACAAGTTAATGCTCGATGAAAAGTAAATGCCGTTACGCCGTCGTCGGCGGAGGCGCCGCCGGATGCACGCTCGCCTGGCATTTATCGCGCAACGGCCATGAGGTCGTGGTCTACGAGCGCGAAAAAGGGCTGGGAGGGTTGGCTTCCGCTATTCCTTTCGGGCGCACTCGCCTGGATCGATTCTATCATCACATCTTCACCAGCGACGATCGCATCCAGTCTTATATCCAGCTATTGGGTCTC
It encodes:
- the cimA gene encoding citramalate synthase; the protein is MSGKIELFDTTLRDGTQGEYINYSVEDKIRIAQRMDEFGIMYIEGGWPGSNPKDIAFFQRAKDLKFANATITAFGSTRHARNAVESDPNIRALLESETKAVAIFGKSWDFHVTQALRIELSDNLQMIRDSVGYLKSQGRKVIYDAEHFFDGYKNNPEYALKTIQAASEAGAEVIALCDTNGGSLPHEISQIARIAKANISCKLGIHTHNDSGCAVANTLAAVLEGAEHVQGTFNGFGERCGNADLSSVVPNLMLKLGCEVVPMENLKELAGLALYIAELANVQPKHNQPYVGMSAFAHKGGIHVSAVQRDSKTYEHIDPALVGNRQRVLISELSGQSNILHKLKDMGIELDKSSPVGRRILEKIKQLESEGYYYETADASLELLIRKELGQHRSFFQLVAYRVLVDQHHASDDLWSEATVRVKIGDEVLFMAGDGDGPVNALDNALRKALEGHFPQLRDVRLTDFKVRIIDSGQGTAAKTRVLIESSDGEREWITMGVSENIIEASWDALVDSIDYKLMLDEK